The proteins below come from a single Xenopus tropicalis strain Nigerian chromosome 9, UCB_Xtro_10.0, whole genome shotgun sequence genomic window:
- the stk36 gene encoding serine/threonine-protein kinase 36 (The RefSeq protein has 8 substitutions, 3 frameshifts, 1 non-frameshifting indel compared to this genomic sequence), whose product MVVALKFIPKVGRSEKELKGLKREIQIMRDLRHPNIVRMLDSCETEREVVVVTEYAEGELFKILEDDGHFPEELVRDISAQLVSALYYLHSHRILHRDMKPQNILLSKDGTVKLCDFGFARELSLDTLMVRSIKGTPLYMSPELILERPYDHRSDLWALGCIVYELLVGTPPFYAHSIFQLVSIITQQAVRWPRGVSPELTNFLQGLLTKDPAVRLSWPELLRHPFIKDQVVVVEENANNSPFTSPLTEEQQQLRNQLCENAGQSSVHSRILSKARQRVAKRKEKPVVCNLHVQIPPPLCEAHVDPSPLEAHTDPSFLPCTYEALPHMHIQKPQPPNTHNSIFFPNTSLLSQIPATNTTHLAI is encoded by the exons ATG GTTGTGGCTCTGAAATTTATCCCTAAAGTCGGGCGTTCAGAGAAGgaactgaaagggttaaaaagagaGATTCAGATCATGAGAGATCTGAGACATCCCAACATTGTGCGCATGCTAGACAGCTGTGAGACTGAAAGAGAG GTTGTCGTGGTTACCGAATATGCTGAAGGCGAACTGTTTAAAATCttggaggatgatgggcactttCCTGAAGAGCTG GTGAGGGATATTTCTGCCCAGCTGGTGTCAGCCCTCTATTACCTGCATTCTCACCGGATCCTGCACAGAGATATGAAACCTCAGAACATTTTGCTCAGCAAAGATGGCACAGTCAAGCTCTGTGACTTTGG GTTTGCACGGGAGCTCAGCCTGGATACTCTCATGGTGCGCTCTATAAAGGGGACTCCCCTGTATATGTCTCCAGAGCTGATTCTTGAGCGTCCATACGACCATCGCTCTGACCTCTGGGCCTTAGGGTGTATTGTGTATGAACTCCTAGTTGGGACGCCTCCATTTTACGCACATAGCATCTTCCAGTTGGTCAGCATCATTACCCAGCAAGCCGTGCGCTGGCCACGCGGAGTTTCTCCGGAGTTGACG aattttttACAGGGTCTTCTCACAAAGGATCCTGCTGTCAGGCTTTCATGGCCAGAACTGCTGAGGCATCCATTTATCAAAGATCAAGTAGTAG TAGTGGAGGAGAATGCCAACAACAGTCCCTTCACTTCCCCTCTGACTGAAGAACAGCAGCAGCTAAGGAACCAGCTGTGTGAGAATGCAGGGCAGAGCAGCGTGCACTCTCGTATACTGAGCAAGGCTCGCCAGCGCGTGGCCAAGAGAAAGGAGAAGCCTGTCGTATGTAACCTGCATGTACAGagtt tccccccccccc gtaaggcACATGTAGATTCATCCCCCCTTGAGGCACACACAGATCCATCCTTCTTACCCTGTACCTGTGAGGCCCTCCCACCTATGCAGATCCATCTTCCCCCTTCAGTAGCATC AAAACTCCACATgtgcccccccaacacacacaaatCCATCTTCTTTCCCAACACATCACTTTTATCCCAGATACCTGCCACTAATACCACCCATCTTGCTATATAG